A region from the Aegilops tauschii subsp. strangulata cultivar AL8/78 chromosome 5, Aet v6.0, whole genome shotgun sequence genome encodes:
- the LOC109733964 gene encoding uncharacterized protein — translation MALVSTTTVASSSSYHCDHPLRPAAARSWCRPRSRGGGRLAVLARARGQLTTTPKEEAAPAASAAGERGRYSYEVDSLIDRLSNLAPRGSIARCLETAKHRLTLQDFAAVYREFSRRGDWQRSVRLFKYMQRQPWCRPDEHIHAIVIGVLGRQGPALLDKCLEVFQDLPADARTALSYTSLIAAYARNALHDDARALLDQMKAQGVAPTAATYNTVLAACARAADPPVPFDMLLGLFAEMRHDPSPAVRPDLTTYNTLLAAAAVRSLSDQSEMLLRTMLEAGIMPDTASYRYIVDAFANAGDLSRVAELFREMADTGHTPDPSAYLGLMEAHTRIGATAEAVAVLRQMQADGCAPTAATYRVLLDQYGKQGRFDGVRELFREMRTAVPPDTATYNVLFNVFGDGGFFKEVVELFHDMLRTGIEPDMETCEGVLAACGQGGLHEDAREVLDYITKEGMVPTAKAYTGLIEALGHAAMYEEAYVAFNMMTEIGSLPTIETYNSLANVFAKGGLFREAESVFSRMTNSAGIQKSKDSYDALIEAYCQGSQLDDAVKAYMEMRKSRFNPDERSLEGVLNAYCIAGVIDESKEQFEEIRSNMTVPSIIAYCMMLSLYARNDRWADAYDLLEEMKANRASNTHQVIASMIKGEYDDSSNWQMVEYVLDSSNLEGCDYSLRFFNSLLDALWWFGQKARAARVLDHAVSYGLFPELSRDTKLVWSLDVHRMSVGGALVAVSVWLNKLYARLKREKDLPQLASVVVLRGEMEKSTITRGLPISKVVYSFLNDTLSASFHYPKWNKGRVICLKSQLKKLQAAIDSTNGAAVPGFVHMTDSRLPYPGSKVYTREPQVENGSAHSTAESLVEEEKESELLAL, via the exons ATGGCGCTCGTCTCCACCACCACCgtcgcctcctcgtcctcctaCCACTGCGACCACCCGCTCCGCCCGGCCGCCGCACGTAGCTGGTGCCGCCCCAGGAGCCGCGGCGGGGGCAGGCTGGCGGtgctggcgcgggcgcggggccAGCTCACGACCACGCCCAAGGAGGAGGCGGCCCCCGCCGCCTCCGCGGCGGGGGAGCGGGGCAGGTACTCGTACGAGGTGGACTCGCTGATCGACCGGCTGAGCAACCTGGCGCCGCGGGGGTCCATCGCGCGCTGCCTCGAGACGGCCAAGCACCGGCTCACGCTGCAGGACTTCGCGGCGGTGTACCGCGAGTTCTCCCGCCGCGGCGACTGGCAGCGCTCCGTGCGCCTCTTCAAGTACATGCAGCGCCAGCCCTGGTGCCGCCCCGACGAGCACATCCACGCCATCGTCATCGGCGTGCTCGGCCGCCAGGGCCCCGCGCTCCTCGACAAGTGCCTCGAGGTCTTCCAGGACCTCCCCGCCGACGCCCGCACCGCGCTCTCCTACACCTCCCTCATCGCCGCCTACGCCCGCAACGCGCTGCACGACGACGCCCGCGCCCTGCTCGACCAGATGAAGGCCCAGGGGGTCGCCCCCACCGCCGCCACCTACAACACCGTGCTCGCCGCCTGCGCCCGCGCCGCCGACCCGCCCGTCCCCTTCGACATGCTCCTCGGCCTCTTCGCCGAGATGCGCCACGACCCCTCCCCAGCCGTGCGCCCCGACCTCACCACCTACAACacgctcctcgccgccgccgccgtgcgctCCCTCAGCGACCAGTCCGAGATGCTGCTGCGCACCATGCTGGAGGCCGGCATCATGCCGGACACCGCGTCCTACCGCTACATCGTGGATGCCTTTGCCAATGCCGGCGACCTCTCCCGTGTCGCCGAGCTGTTCCGCGAGATGGCGGACACAGGGCACACGCCGGACCCCTCCGCGTATCTCGGGCTCATGGAGGCTCACACCCGGATTGGTGCCACCGCTGAAGCTGTGGCTGTGCTGCGGCAGATGCAGGCTGATGGCTGTGCGCCCACGGCTGCGACATACCGTGTCCTGCTCGACCAGTATGGAAAACAGGGGAGGTTCGATGGCGTGCGTGAGCTTTTCCGTGAGATGAGAACGGCTGTACCTCCAGATACGGCCACCTACAATGTGCTCTTCAATGTATTCGGCGATGGCGGTTTTTTCAAGGAGGTGGTGGAGCTCTTCCATGATATGCTTCGCACCGGGATAGAACCTGACATGGAGACCTGTGAAGGTGTCTTGGCTGCGTGTGGTCAGGGTGGTCTCCATGAGGATGCAAGAGAAGTTCTTGACTACATAACTAAAGAAGGAATGGTGCCTACTGCAAAGGCCTACACTGGCCTAATTGAAGCCCTTGGTCACGCAGCTATGTATGAG GAGGCCTATGTTGCATTCAACATGATGACTGAAATCGGTAGCTTGCCAACGATAGAGACGTACAATTCTCTTGCAAATGTTTTTGCCAAGGGCGGGCTCTTCCGGGAGGCTGAGTCCGTCTTTTCTCGGATGACCAACAGTGCTGGCATTCAGAAAAGCAAAGATTCATATGATGCCCTCATCGAAGCATACTGCCAGGGTTCACAGTTGGATGATGCAGTGAAGGCATACATGGAGATGCGCAAGTCTAGGTTTAACCCTGATGAACGCTCCCTTGAGGGGGTACTCAATGCGTACTGCATAGCGGGCGTTATAGATGAGAGCAAAGAGCAGTTTGAAGAGATCAGATCCAACATGACTGTGCCTAGTATTATTGCTTATTGCATGATGTTGTCACTATATGCAAGGAACGACAG GTGGGCCGATGCTTATGATCTGCTGGAAGAAATGAAAGCAAATCGTGCTAGTAATACACATCAAGTGATTGCTTCCATGATAAAAGGGGAGTACGATGATAGCTCCAATTGGCAAATGGTTGAATACGTCCTTGACAGCAGTAACTTGGAAGGATGTGACTACAGCTTGCGATTTTTTAATTCTCTCCTTGATGCGCTTTGGTGGTTCGGCCAAAAGGCTCGGGCTGCAAGGGTTCTAGATCATGCAGTAAGTTATGGGCTCTTCCCTGAATTATCCCGCGACACCAAGCTGGTCTGGTCTCTAGATGTGCATAG GATGTCAGTTGGTGGGGCATTAGTGGCTGTGTCAGTATGGCTCAATAAACTTTACGCCAGACTAAAAAGAGAGAAAGATCTTCCCCAACTGGCCTCTGTTGTTGTATT GAGGGGGGAAATGGAGAAAAGCACCATCACAAGAGGATTGCCGATCTCAAAAGTTGTGTACTCCTTTCTTAACGACACGCTGTCGGCATCGTTCCATTACCCAAAATGGAACAAGGGGCGAGTCATATGCCTGAAGTCCCAGTTGAAAAAGCTGCAGGCGGCCATAGATTCCACGAACGGCGCGGCTGTCCCTGGCTTCGTCCACATGACGGACTCCCGTCTGCCGTATCCTGGCTCGAAGGTATACACCCGGGAGCCCCAGGTGGAGAACGGCTCGGCCCATTCCACCGCTGAATCGTTGGTAGAAGAGGAAAAGGAGTCAGAACTCCTCGCGCTGTGA
- the LOC109733967 gene encoding uncharacterized protein isoform X1: MGMEESAGGAARQAKESLELAFQMSQILDTGLDRHTLSLLMALCDRGANPEALAALVRELSSAAPPAPATPTAPASNAVVAPTAPSLFPSGFRQVPKTGCNRRRSRFEVGPNLILGLLEEPD, encoded by the exons ATGGGGATGGAGGAGTCCGCGGGGGGCGCCGCGAGGCAGGCCAAGGAGTCGCTGGAGCTGGCGTTCCAGATGTCCCAGATCCTGGACACTGGCCTCGACCGCCACACCCTCTCGCTGCTCATGGCGCTCTGCGACCGCGGCGCCAACCCGGAGGCCCTCGCCGCCCTCGTCCGTGAGCTCTCCTCCGCCGCTCCCCCGGCCCCCGCCACCCCCACCGCGCCCGCCTCAAACGCCGTGGTGGCCCCGACCGCTCCCTCGCTGTTCCCCTCCGGCTTTCGCCAG GTGCCGAAGACTGGATGCAACCGACGACGTTCTCGATTTGAAGTCGGGCCAAATCTGATACTTGGCTTGCTGGAAGAGCCGGATTAG
- the LOC109733966 gene encoding uncharacterized protein isoform X2 — MCWLVFDANLASFFQSASARTLNTAQIQLVASHPEVYEPCDDSFALVDALLSDKAQLLTLQPSLCMEVGCGSGYVITSLAIMLRQLGSGTQYLATDINQHAVETTQATLEAHGVHADVIATDIVSGLEKRLAGMVDVVVVNPPYVPTPEEEIGMKGIASSWAGGLNGRQVIDRILPAVRELLSEKGCLYMIALEDNDPLGICHLMNEKGFASRVLLKRCTDEESLYVLKFWQDAAAGANASQSERNSAQLLDLCKIGYFLQPILVDAPLVVDWRECKNLMSV; from the exons ATGTGTTGGCTAGTATTTGATGCTAATCTTGCTTCTTTTTTTCAGTCTGCATCAGCAAGGACATTGAACACTGCCCAGATTCAGCTTGTCGCAAGCCATCCGGAAGTTTATGAACCATGTGATGATTCATTTGCCCTTGTTGATGCGCTGCTCTCTGACAAGGCTCAACTTCTGACGCTACAGCCGAGTTTATGCATGGAGGTGGGATGTGGCAGTGGTTATGTCATCACTTCTCTAGCCATCATGCTCAGGCAATTAGGCTCTGGAACCCAGTACCTAGCAACAGACATCAACCAACATGCCGTGGAGACAACTCAAGCAACACTTGAAGCCCATGGTGTTCATGCAGATGTTATTGCTACAGATATTGTGTCAGGTCTTGAGAAACGTCTGGCTGGTATGGTTGATGTGGTGGTTGTGAACCCTCCTTATGTGCCTACACCCGAGGAAGAAATCGGGATGAAGGGCATTGCTTCATCTTGGGCTGGAGGGTTGAATGGGCGCCAAGTGATCGACCGGATTCTTCCTGCTGTGCGCGAGCTGCTGTCAGAAAAAGGATGTCTCTACATGATTGCCCTTGAAGATAATGATCCTTTGGGCATatgccatttgatgaacgagaagggGTTCGCATCGCGTGTTCTGCTGAAGAGGTGCACTGACGAGGAGAGCCTTTATGTTCTCAAGTTCTGGCAAGATGCTGCTGCTGGCGCAAATGCTTCTCAGTCTG AGAGAAATTCTGCCCAACTTCTGGATCTGTGCAAAATTGGCTACTTCCTCCAGCCCATATTAGTTGACGCTCCTTTAGTTGTGGATTGGAGGGAGTGCAAAAATTTGATGTCTgtttag
- the LOC109733967 gene encoding mitotic-spindle organizing protein 1A isoform X2 yields MGMEESAGGAARQAKESLELAFQMSQILDTGLDRHTLSLLMALCDRGANPEALAALVRELSSAAPPAPATPTAPASNAVVAPTAPSLFPSGFRQAFHAVC; encoded by the exons ATGGGGATGGAGGAGTCCGCGGGGGGCGCCGCGAGGCAGGCCAAGGAGTCGCTGGAGCTGGCGTTCCAGATGTCCCAGATCCTGGACACTGGCCTCGACCGCCACACCCTCTCGCTGCTCATGGCGCTCTGCGACCGCGGCGCCAACCCGGAGGCCCTCGCCGCCCTCGTCCGTGAGCTCTCCTCCGCCGCTCCCCCGGCCCCCGCCACCCCCACCGCGCCCGCCTCAAACGCCGTGGTGGCCCCGACCGCTCCCTCGCTGTTCCCCTCCGGCTTTCGCCAG GCCTTCCATGCTGTATGCTGA
- the LOC109733966 gene encoding uncharacterized protein isoform X1, giving the protein MSAGDGAAVSAVEGKLAELSTSCDLRTLPKRGKSASARTLNTAQIQLVASHPEVYEPCDDSFALVDALLSDKAQLLTLQPSLCMEVGCGSGYVITSLAIMLRQLGSGTQYLATDINQHAVETTQATLEAHGVHADVIATDIVSGLEKRLAGMVDVVVVNPPYVPTPEEEIGMKGIASSWAGGLNGRQVIDRILPAVRELLSEKGCLYMIALEDNDPLGICHLMNEKGFASRVLLKRCTDEESLYVLKFWQDAAAGANASQSGRSPRAESWLSQLPFKSFWHKNTGSS; this is encoded by the exons ATGTCGgcgggcgacggcgcggcggtgTCGGCCGTCGAGGGGAAGCTCGCGGAGCTCTCCACCAGCTGCGACCTCAGGACGCTCCCCAAGAGGGGCAAG TCTGCATCAGCAAGGACATTGAACACTGCCCAGATTCAGCTTGTCGCAAGCCATCCGGAAGTTTATGAACCATGTGATGATTCATTTGCCCTTGTTGATGCGCTGCTCTCTGACAAGGCTCAACTTCTGACGCTACAGCCGAGTTTATGCATGGAGGTGGGATGTGGCAGTGGTTATGTCATCACTTCTCTAGCCATCATGCTCAGGCAATTAGGCTCTGGAACCCAGTACCTAGCAACAGACATCAACCAACATGCCGTGGAGACAACTCAAGCAACACTTGAAGCCCATGGTGTTCATGCAGATGTTATTGCTACAGATATTGTGTCAGGTCTTGAGAAACGTCTGGCTGGTATGGTTGATGTGGTGGTTGTGAACCCTCCTTATGTGCCTACACCCGAGGAAGAAATCGGGATGAAGGGCATTGCTTCATCTTGGGCTGGAGGGTTGAATGGGCGCCAAGTGATCGACCGGATTCTTCCTGCTGTGCGCGAGCTGCTGTCAGAAAAAGGATGTCTCTACATGATTGCCCTTGAAGATAATGATCCTTTGGGCATatgccatttgatgaacgagaagggGTTCGCATCGCGTGTTCTGCTGAAGAGGTGCACTGACGAGGAGAGCCTTTATGTTCTCAAGTTCTGGCAAGATGCTGCTGCTGGCGCAAATGCTTCTCAGTCTGGTAGATCTCCACGCGCCGAGTCGTGGCTTTCACAGTTGCCTTTCAAATCCTTTTGGCATAAGAACACTGGCAGTTCTTGA